The Gossypium arboreum isolate Shixiya-1 chromosome 2, ASM2569848v2, whole genome shotgun sequence region attcttgaactgaAATTTGACATAAAAGTTCACAAACTTTAATTCAATATTGTGTCCCCCCTCACCAGTTGCTTCACGTGAAATAGACAGAAGCAGCTTTACATAAAATCATTGATGGTCACATGAAATATATCACAAAGAGGCACCATAAAGTGAATTTGCGATTCCTTGTTTCCCACTTAAACCATAAACAGTTGagttaacatttaattcaagacAATAATATCAATGTTTTATTGGTGAAGGTGTCACCCCTCCCCACCCccgttttattattaattattattatatttttagtaGGCCAGAGTTACAGGAAAAGACAAAGGGATGCTTTGGACTCACAAGAGGGGCTTTGGTGAGGTAACTGAGGATTGTAGCCACAGGATGGAAAGTGTGGAACTTGCCCTGCAAAACCAAAATTCAACATCAATGTTTTTGCATAAATATGTGTTAAGGGTCAACCCAGAAGAGTCCACAAAGTTCTAAGGGTCATACCTCTCCATCAGCCTTGAACTGGATCCTGGTGCTAAGTTCAGCAAGGAGAACCAAATCTAGGATAATGGGAGCAGCCAACAGGGAATCCTCACACGTGTTGTGCAACACAATGGTGTTCTTGCCTCCCATGAATATCTCTGATGTGTACTCATCCATGGCTCTCTTGCTGTCTCCCACATACGGCACATACTATAATACAAGGAAGACAAAGTACACATTTTAAGACCAATCAAGCAAAAAAGCTTTAAGGTCACCACTCACAAGTGCCGAAACAGACACAGATGGGTAAAAAAATATTTACCTTGATGACCACAACATGATCAGGATGTTCACCAGGCTCATAGAGGATTCCATTGCTTGAAACCATGTCATCAACAACATTGCTCTTTGAGATCTCCTTGGAACGGAAGGTTTGGGGTGCTGACAGATTCATGCCATCATTATTTCCCAGATGGTTGTAACTCACTATCGATGTTGGCTGTCAATTTATCATCACCATTAGTACAACCACCTATCAATGTCatattatttacattttattGACACATAAGCTACCAAACACTTAAACTTTTTACTTCAATTATATTGGTACTAATTGCTTATTATAACAATTACGGTGATAGTGCCATAAAGTCAAAAGATTTATACCTTGATACCAGCCCCAACAAGGAAATCCACGAGGACAGATTTCATCTTGGTCTGGCCACTCTTGAAGTCATCTCCTCCAATCAGACAGTTCCTTTGAATAGCCAAATCAATCAACCCTGAATACAATAAGAGTCACTTGTAGAGGTTATTACATTTACTCGTCattacaatttataaaattagGAAGACAGCTGAGCTAAATTAAGAACCTGGAACAAAGGTGTTTTGTGGGCTGCCATTGATGAAAGGAACATTTTCAAGAACACAAGCAATAGCATACAAAGTGGAAGGAGAAATCTCTGATTCATTCTTCTCCAAAGAAGCCATAAGGCTTTCCACGGTGTCATTTAGCCCCACAATGACATTGCTGTACCTCTCAGTGTTTGCAGTCCAGAGTACAACAACCTTGTCCACCTTGTTTTTCTCTTTGAACTCCCTGATTTACCCAATCAAATGTTAAAAAATTCAGCTACTTTTCCTGTTCTACAAGCTTAACAAATACAGTTTGGAGGGTTGGAGTTGATTATATACCTGATGTCTTTGATGACCTGCTGAACTTGTTCTTTCTTGGTCCCCTTCATGACATTATTGGCACGTTCACCTTGGTTAGCAGCAATGAAATCAGGATCGTAGATTCCAGGGAGTGGGACCATGGATTCCATGTAGGGTCTCAGTTGCTTTTGCAGATCAATGTCGAAAACCTTGGCCCTAGCCATTGCATCAGCTAGGTTCATGTCACTAATGTCCCATCCTCCAAACACAATATCATTTGGGTTCACCTTTATTCATTCATTTATCAAGCATTAAGCATTAAGTAGCAAACTAGTAAATTAAAAACTAAATCTGGGTTTATAATTCGTATACCATAGGAAGAAGACTCTTAAATGGAGCATAAATCTCTTCTCCATTGTAAGACCCAACTCGGATCGTTGATGCTTGAGTCAATGAACCAAAGTAATTAGCCTGTTGTACCTTGTCCTTAGTAGCCCAAGAGATACCCCTGAGAAAACCCATCATTACCCATATctcaaaaatccaaaaaaaaaaaaaaaaggagaaaagaaaacaaaTCAAAATTAATCAGATCTTTTATCTAGAAAGTACAAAACTCACTCTTTGTTAGCTATAACACCTCCGGTGAGGGTTGAACCATTGTTTCCTCCCCATCCCACAAGCATCACCctaaaacatataaataaataaaatcaaaataatcaaaATCGAAATGGCAAAAAAACAAATGATGGGCAGATTTGGATTCTAACCCCAATTTAGGGACATGGATATCAGTCTTGAATTCATATTTGACAGTTTTGGGTTTAACAACCCATTGATAGGTTCCATTTTTGTTCTCATGAACAAGCTCTGTAGTTTCATAGTTGTAAACAGACTGAATTTCATTCTCCGTGTACTTCACATTGGGGCTCTCTACCTTAAAACTCTCAATAAACATTTTtgctgaattttttttaaaaaaaacccacaAAAGGCAAATCAAAAACACAAACTTAGAATGGAAATGAAActgtttttatttctcttttgccCCAGAATTTTGTGCTTCAAAGCTTGGGACTAGGAGGCTTATTTATAGAGGAAACATAAAATGAGAGGATACACGTGGCATCATCACAATGGTTGATGCCTTACGTTAAAATTTCGTCATTGAATCCCCTTCGGTTTTTCGATTCAAGAGAAGGTAGGCCATGCCTATGTTGTTTTGTGGTTTTTTTGCCCGTTCGTACGTGTGAAGAGGGGTGTCATTTTTGACACGTGTAATACACTTTACACGTGGCTTAACCTTGTGaaggaaaatttattttattttatttttattgtgttGCCATTGAGAAGGTACTCGAAGGGGTATATTGATTGAATGACTGGATCGTTTAGTAGGACCCATATCCACGCGCTGTATTTCCACGTGGATAAAACACCGGAATTTTAATGGTATAAGCCGAAGACTTGGCCGACGGTGAAGAATAGGTGTTTCTTACGCGCTTTAGTTGAGGTGTATTGTGCATCTCAACTATCAACTGAGTCCGTCCTTGCTTGTTTTCATGTGAGGCCAGAGTgggaagtaataataataaaaaatacggCTTTTCTTACatcaataatataaaaaaaattaataatttaaatatatatccataaaattatttatcaaaatagtactTTTACTACAGTATTTTGTCAGTGTTGGGGTAAATTAGTGACACAAGATTAAAATATATTGACTTAAAATATGCAAGGATTTGATATGTAaatttctcattttgattggttGTTAAAAAGAATTGTTAGGTCCGTTAATAGTGTGAGAGCATCAAACTTTAAATAAGTTAAACTGCTTCATAAACTTTctctatttattattttcttttattttcttttaatacaAAAAATAGAAGTTTCTTACCAATTACTCaaaaaatttctatcaaattttCTTTTTGTAAAAAATTGATTCCTATtggaaataaattttatttatttttcaaaaataattttgttcaaattcttttattcttgtcggaataatttttcaaaaattattttaaaaaattatttgaacaaaaaattattttttaaaataaataaaatttatttctaGTTGAAATCGATTTTTTACAAAAATACTCTTTAGTAAAAAAACTTTATAGACTAATTGATAAAAGTCTCTCTATTTTTTGTGTTAaagagaaataaaagaaataataaacaaaaagaGTTTAGGAAACAATTTACTTTATTTAAAGTTTGGTGCCGACGCACTGTCAACTTATATATCAGGTTTTGAATATTTTAAGTCATCATGTTTCAGTATGATGTCGCCAATTTATTAGGTAACACCggtaaaatattgaaataaacatatcattttgATAAATAATCTTAAGAGcatattatttaagttattttattattattaggataaaaaaaccaaaatttacagtttaacTATTAATCTGGCATGGTTAAAAAGATGAGATCCCGTACTTGTCAGCTAGAATCAGGGTCGTAAATAAATAAATGGATTTGACTGAGATTTTGACACTTAAAAATAAACCAGA contains the following coding sequences:
- the LOC108467035 gene encoding inositol-3-phosphate synthase translates to MFIESFKVESPNVKYTENEIQSVYNYETTELVHENKNGTYQWVVKPKTVKYEFKTDIHVPKLGVMLVGWGGNNGSTLTGGVIANKEGISWATKDKVQQANYFGSLTQASTIRVGSYNGEEIYAPFKSLLPMVNPNDIVFGGWDISDMNLADAMARAKVFDIDLQKQLRPYMESMVPLPGIYDPDFIAANQGERANNVMKGTKKEQVQQVIKDIREFKEKNKVDKVVVLWTANTERYSNVIVGLNDTVESLMASLEKNESEISPSTLYAIACVLENVPFINGSPQNTFVPGLIDLAIQRNCLIGGDDFKSGQTKMKSVLVDFLVGAGIKPTSIVSYNHLGNNDGMNLSAPQTFRSKEISKSNVVDDMVSSNGILYEPGEHPDHVVVIKYVPYVGDSKRAMDEYTSEIFMGGKNTIVLHNTCEDSLLAAPIILDLVLLAELSTRIQFKADGEGKFHTFHPVATILSYLTKAPLVPPGTPVVNALSKQRAMLENILRASIGLAPENNMILEYK